One window of the Pseudokineococcus lusitanus genome contains the following:
- a CDS encoding tyrosine-type recombinase/integrase produces MGLIVTTTWQTEIDGWDRWLTAAGRPSTTRELRRYHLRRLATAHRERGPYDLTTDDLVSWTAGMEWGADTRRSVRASLRGFYGWAVAAGRLLRDPTLALPLIRAPRRTPRPTPDEVLLEALERAPLRERLMLVIAQRTGLRAGEVARVRREDLVRDVVGSSLHVRGKGARERLVPLDDELARILRRLPPGWIFPSGTRPGQPLTAHTVSKLMSAALGPGWTAHTLRHRYATLAYSVERDLRAVQELLGHSQVTTTQIYTLVPDDARRRAAAGALLEADRRRGGLRPAA; encoded by the coding sequence ATGGGGCTGATCGTCACGACGACGTGGCAGACGGAGATCGACGGGTGGGACCGGTGGCTGACCGCGGCCGGGCGCCCGAGCACGACGAGGGAGCTGCGCCGGTACCACCTGCGCCGGCTGGCCACCGCCCACCGCGAGCGCGGGCCCTACGACCTGACGACCGACGACCTGGTCTCGTGGACGGCGGGGATGGAGTGGGGCGCGGACACGCGCCGGTCGGTGCGGGCGTCGCTGCGGGGCTTCTACGGGTGGGCCGTTGCCGCTGGGCGGCTGCTGCGTGACCCGACGCTGGCGCTGCCGTTGATCCGCGCGCCGCGGCGGACGCCGCGGCCCACGCCCGACGAGGTGCTGCTCGAGGCGCTCGAGCGGGCGCCGCTGCGCGAGCGGCTCATGCTCGTGATCGCCCAGCGCACCGGCCTGCGCGCCGGCGAGGTCGCCCGGGTCCGCCGCGAAGACCTCGTGCGCGACGTCGTCGGGTCGTCGCTGCACGTGCGGGGGAAGGGCGCCCGCGAGCGCCTGGTCCCCCTCGACGACGAGCTCGCGCGCATCCTGCGCCGGCTCCCGCCCGGCTGGATCTTCCCCTCCGGCACCAGGCCGGGGCAGCCGCTGACCGCGCACACGGTCTCCAAGCTGATGTCCGCGGCGCTCGGGCCCGGCTGGACCGCCCACACGCTGCGGCACCGCTACGCCACGCTCGCCTACTCCGTCGAGCGGGACCTGCGCGCCGTCCAGGAACTGCTCGGTCACTCCCAGGTGACGACGACGCAGATCTACACGCTGGTCCCGGACGACGCCCGCCGTCGCGCCGCGGCGGGCGCGCTGCTCGAGGCGGACCGTCGACGCGGCGGGCTCCGGCCAGCCGCCTGA
- the bcp gene encoding thioredoxin-dependent thiol peroxidase, producing the protein MTDAGTPAPTASSTTRRLEVGDEAPLFTLPTADGGEVSLEALRGRSVVVYFYPAAMTPGCTTQATDFRDNLTPLREAGFEVVGVSPDPVTKLDGFAEQEGLTFPLASDTDHAVLEAYGAWGEKSTYGRLSVGVIRSTVVVGPDGKVVHAAYGVKAKDHVARLLRTLGVTAGA; encoded by the coding sequence ATGACCGATGCCGGGACGCCCGCCCCCACCGCCTCCTCCACGACCCGCCGCCTCGAGGTCGGGGACGAGGCCCCCCTCTTCACCCTGCCCACCGCCGACGGCGGCGAGGTCAGCCTCGAGGCCCTCCGCGGCCGCTCCGTGGTCGTCTACTTCTACCCGGCGGCCATGACGCCGGGCTGCACGACGCAGGCGACCGACTTCCGCGACAACCTCACGCCGCTGCGCGAGGCCGGCTTCGAGGTCGTCGGCGTCTCCCCCGACCCGGTGACCAAGCTCGATGGCTTCGCCGAGCAGGAGGGGCTGACCTTCCCCCTGGCCTCCGATACCGACCACGCGGTCCTCGAGGCGTACGGCGCGTGGGGCGAGAAGTCGACGTACGGGCGCCTGTCGGTCGGCGTCATCCGCTCGACCGTCGTCGTCGGCCCCGACGGGAAAGTCGTCCACGCCGCCTACGGCGTGAAGGCCAAGGACCACGTGGCCCGCCTCCTCCGCACGCTGGGCGTCACCGCGGGGGCCTGA
- a CDS encoding DUF3618 domain-containing protein: MSTARPSTGAPLPSDPAALEQLIKGQQAQLAESVDALVDKVSPKNVVARTKADLRQKSHDAVYTSSGELRVERVAAAGAGAAGVAVLALVSAVRRHRRRGRRKVEKAAAKAQKRLG; the protein is encoded by the coding sequence ATGAGCACCGCCCGTCCGTCCACCGGCGCACCGCTGCCCTCGGACCCGGCCGCGCTCGAGCAGCTCATCAAGGGCCAGCAGGCCCAGCTCGCCGAGAGCGTGGACGCGCTCGTCGACAAGGTCTCGCCGAAGAACGTCGTCGCGCGCACCAAGGCCGACCTGCGGCAGAAGAGCCACGACGCGGTCTACACGTCGTCGGGCGAGCTGCGCGTCGAGCGCGTGGCGGCCGCGGGCGCCGGGGCGGCCGGCGTCGCCGTGCTCGCCCTCGTGAGCGCCGTCCGCCGCCACCGCCGCCGTGGCCGCCGCAAGGTCGAGAAGGCCGCCGCCAAGGCGCAGAAGCGCCTGGGCTGA
- a CDS encoding cytochrome P450 produces the protein MSAATGAAPRRNARYTPVEADGPLPHQMVAAVPGIRADPLGFLARLRGRYGDVVAFPMPRDPVVLLSSPAAARRVLVENHRAWGKRTAQYGALSAVTGTGLLTSDGEVWRERRRTAQPAFHPRGLGVVAEQSVAAAGRLRATWPAAGGVVDVDAGALQATLEVVGRTLFGGEVTDDGERLVAAVLEALEVVVGRVRTPLPAWLPTPARRRLRRAVATLDVAAADVVARRRARGLHEDDGDLLALLLRAVDAGDLAPEGLRDELVTTVIAGHETVASALTWTLHLLAEEQGAQARVAEELDAVLGGADEDGGRAPAWADLRSLVRTRAAVEESLRLFPPAWVVSRRALVDDVVDGVALPAGTTVIISPWLLHRRPELFPDPEVFRPERFEGEGLGREARGAYTPFGAGPRLCIGRDFALVETTLVLAELLRGASVHPVPGERVRVDALVTMRPRDGLRLRLAPRRRAGAGVSAPA, from the coding sequence CTGAGCGCCGCGACGGGGGCGGCGCCGCGGCGCAACGCCCGGTACACGCCCGTCGAGGCGGACGGGCCGCTCCCGCACCAGATGGTCGCCGCGGTCCCCGGCATCCGCGCGGACCCGCTCGGCTTCCTCGCCCGCCTCCGCGGCCGCTACGGCGACGTCGTCGCGTTCCCTATGCCGCGGGACCCTGTCGTCCTGCTGTCGTCGCCGGCGGCGGCGCGGCGCGTCCTCGTCGAGAACCACCGCGCGTGGGGCAAGCGGACGGCGCAGTACGGCGCCCTGTCGGCCGTCACGGGGACGGGCCTCCTCACGAGCGACGGCGAGGTGTGGCGCGAGCGGCGCCGGACGGCCCAGCCGGCTTTCCACCCGCGCGGCCTCGGGGTCGTCGCGGAGCAGTCCGTGGCGGCCGCCGGCCGGCTCCGCGCCACGTGGCCCGCCGCGGGCGGCGTCGTCGACGTCGACGCCGGTGCGCTGCAGGCGACGCTCGAGGTGGTGGGGCGCACCCTCTTCGGCGGCGAGGTCACCGACGACGGCGAGCGGCTCGTGGCCGCGGTCCTCGAGGCCCTCGAGGTCGTCGTCGGCCGGGTCCGGACGCCGCTCCCCGCGTGGCTGCCGACCCCGGCGCGGCGACGGCTGCGCCGCGCGGTCGCGACGCTGGACGTCGCGGCGGCCGACGTCGTCGCCCGCCGGCGGGCCCGCGGGCTGCACGAGGACGACGGCGACCTCCTCGCCCTCCTGCTGCGCGCCGTCGACGCGGGGGACCTGGCGCCCGAGGGGCTGCGCGACGAGCTCGTGACGACGGTCATCGCCGGGCACGAGACGGTCGCGTCCGCCCTCACCTGGACGCTGCACCTCCTGGCCGAGGAGCAGGGCGCCCAGGCCCGCGTGGCCGAGGAGCTCGACGCCGTGCTCGGCGGCGCCGACGAGGACGGCGGCCGCGCGCCCGCGTGGGCGGACCTGCGGTCGCTCGTGCGGACCCGCGCGGCGGTGGAGGAGTCGCTGCGGCTCTTCCCGCCGGCGTGGGTCGTGAGCCGGCGGGCGCTCGTCGACGACGTCGTCGACGGCGTCGCCCTGCCGGCGGGCACGACGGTGATCATCAGCCCCTGGCTGCTGCACCGGCGCCCCGAGCTCTTCCCCGACCCGGAGGTCTTCCGGCCCGAGCGGTTCGAGGGCGAGGGGCTCGGCCGGGAGGCCCGCGGGGCGTACACGCCGTTCGGCGCCGGGCCCCGGCTCTGCATCGGCCGGGACTTCGCGCTCGTCGAGACGACGCTCGTCCTCGCCGAGCTCCTCCGCGGCGCCTCCGTGCACCCCGTGCCGGGGGAGCGGGTGCGCGTGGACGCGCTCGTGACGATGCGCCCGCGCGACGGGCTGCGGCTGCGGCTCGCGCCCCGCCGCCGCGCGGGCGCGGGGGTCAGCGCTCCAGCGTGA
- a CDS encoding GroES family chaperonin: protein MLHDRVLVSTEAAGGERRSSSGIVIPATAAVGKRLVWAVVMAVGQHVRQVALGDRVLFDPEDRGEVEIAGHEYVLLRERDLHAVAEADDRQGRTGLYL, encoded by the coding sequence ATGCTCCACGACCGGGTGCTCGTCTCCACCGAGGCCGCGGGCGGCGAGCGGCGCTCGTCGTCCGGCATCGTCATCCCGGCCACCGCGGCCGTCGGCAAGCGCCTCGTGTGGGCCGTGGTCATGGCGGTCGGGCAGCACGTGCGCCAGGTGGCCCTCGGCGACCGGGTGCTCTTCGACCCGGAGGACCGCGGCGAGGTCGAGATCGCGGGGCACGAGTACGTGCTGCTGCGCGAGCGGGACCTCCACGCCGTCGCCGAGGCGGACGACCGCCAGGGCCGCACCGGGCTGTACCTCTGA
- a CDS encoding excisionase family DNA-binding protein, translating to MATSHTIRLELGPAGAHREVPDDHERLLDFLALYSPAVSVTDVGRLEVIVSLPADSVGQAVTTALALLTQFGRPDVAAVEAMTTKEFDRRVALPLLPELLSVTEAAERLGMTRQSVLERIKAGTLAATRVGSTYAISAVAVETTAPRRQLADR from the coding sequence GTGGCCACGTCCCACACCATCCGGCTCGAGCTCGGGCCCGCCGGCGCCCACCGCGAGGTCCCCGACGACCACGAGCGCCTGCTCGACTTCCTCGCCCTCTACTCGCCCGCCGTCAGCGTCACCGACGTCGGCCGGCTCGAGGTCATCGTCAGCCTGCCCGCCGACAGCGTCGGCCAGGCCGTCACCACCGCCCTCGCGCTGCTCACGCAGTTCGGGCGGCCCGACGTCGCGGCCGTCGAGGCGATGACGACGAAGGAGTTCGACCGCCGCGTCGCCCTCCCGCTCCTGCCCGAGCTGCTCTCGGTCACCGAGGCCGCCGAGCGCCTCGGTATGACCCGCCAGTCCGTCCTCGAGCGCATCAAGGCCGGCACCCTCGCCGCCACCCGCGTCGGCAGCACCTACGCCATCAGCGCCGTCGCCGTGGAGACCACCGCCCCGCGCCGCCAGCTCGCCGACCGCTGA
- the rph gene encoding ribonuclease PH, producing the protein MSSPTAPARHDGRAPDRMRPLRLTRGWQRAGEGSVLVEFGDTRVLCTASLTEGVPRWRKGSGEGWVTAEYAMLPRSTSTRSDRESVRGKVGGRTHEISRLVGRSLRAVVDTRALGESTVVLDCDVLQADGGTRTAAVTGAWTALAEAVGWAREQGIVKRDPLRGNVSAVSVGIVDGRPVLDLDYVEDVAAGTDMNVVATGDGRLVEVQGTAEGTPFDRAELDALLDLALGGCADLTRLQAAALAAPRGTTVTTADLAPDAGGAA; encoded by the coding sequence ATGAGCAGCCCCACGGCCCCGGCCCGCCACGACGGACGTGCCCCCGACCGGATGCGCCCGCTGCGCCTGACCCGCGGCTGGCAGCGCGCGGGGGAGGGCAGCGTCCTCGTCGAGTTCGGCGACACCCGCGTCCTCTGCACGGCCTCCCTCACCGAGGGCGTGCCGCGCTGGCGCAAGGGCTCCGGCGAGGGCTGGGTGACCGCGGAGTACGCGATGCTCCCGCGCTCGACGAGCACCCGGAGCGACCGGGAGTCGGTGCGCGGCAAGGTCGGCGGGCGCACGCACGAGATCTCCCGCCTCGTCGGGCGGTCGCTGCGGGCCGTCGTCGACACCCGGGCGCTGGGGGAGAGCACCGTGGTGCTCGACTGCGACGTCCTCCAGGCCGACGGCGGCACCCGCACCGCTGCCGTCACGGGCGCGTGGACGGCGCTGGCCGAGGCCGTCGGGTGGGCCCGCGAGCAGGGCATCGTCAAGCGGGACCCGCTGCGCGGCAACGTGTCCGCAGTGAGCGTCGGCATCGTCGACGGCCGGCCGGTCCTCGACCTCGACTACGTCGAGGACGTCGCCGCCGGGACGGACATGAACGTCGTCGCCACGGGCGACGGCCGGCTCGTCGAGGTCCAGGGCACCGCCGAGGGCACGCCCTTCGACCGCGCCGAGCTGGACGCCCTCCTCGACCTCGCGCTCGGCGGCTGCGCCGACCTCACCCGCCTGCAGGCCGCGGCCCTCGCGGCCCCGCGCGGGACGACGGTGACGACGGCCGACCTGGCGCCCGACGCCGGGGGTGCCGCGTGA
- a CDS encoding molybdopterin-dependent oxidoreductase encodes MSTVAPRTTRPEAAPGRRRGPGAGLLAALAGLASAALTLGVAEVVAGLVAPTAAPVLAVGAAFVDVTPAWLKEGAISLFGTNDKVALFVGIGLVLGALAAAAGLLARRRQVLGDLVVLVLGAAGVAAALSRPDAAPLSVLPSAAGALAGVLALRALVARLGRVEEAGRRGQDPDGAGRRAFLAAVGATGAIAGVAFAGGRALGVASRGVAAARSALRLPAPAVAAAPVPAGVDVGVEGVGPWSTPVADFYRIDTALSVPQVDPATWTLRIHGMVEEEVEITYDELVGGELGDLVEQWTTLTCVSNEVGGRLAGNARWLGLPLHLLLERARPVDGADMVLSTSSDGWTASTPLGALTDAGVGALLAFGMDGQPLPTEHGFPVRMVVPGLYGFVSATKWVVDLEVTRYADRTAYWTDRGWSETGVIKTASRIEVPTPLSRAAVGAAVAGGTAWAQGRGVAKVEVRVDDGDWAEAELGERYDDDTWVQWRFPYELTEGRHTLTVRATDGDGVVQTEERADPIPDGASGWHSITVTGTT; translated from the coding sequence ATGAGCACCGTCGCACCGAGGACCACCCGCCCCGAGGCCGCCCCCGGGCGCCGCCGCGGGCCGGGCGCGGGCCTGCTCGCCGCGCTGGCCGGACTCGCGTCCGCGGCGCTCACGCTCGGCGTCGCCGAGGTGGTGGCCGGGCTCGTCGCCCCCACCGCCGCGCCCGTGCTCGCCGTCGGCGCCGCCTTCGTCGACGTCACGCCGGCGTGGCTCAAGGAGGGCGCGATCAGCCTCTTCGGCACGAACGACAAGGTCGCGCTCTTCGTGGGCATCGGCCTCGTCCTCGGCGCCCTCGCCGCCGCGGCGGGGCTCCTCGCCCGACGCCGCCAGGTGCTCGGGGACCTCGTCGTCCTCGTCCTCGGCGCGGCCGGCGTGGCCGCCGCCCTGAGCCGGCCCGACGCCGCGCCGCTGTCGGTCCTCCCCAGCGCCGCCGGCGCGCTGGCCGGGGTCCTTGCGCTGCGGGCCCTCGTCGCGCGCCTCGGCCGCGTCGAGGAGGCGGGTCGGCGCGGCCAGGACCCGGACGGGGCCGGACGCCGCGCCTTCCTCGCCGCGGTCGGCGCCACCGGGGCCATCGCCGGCGTCGCCTTCGCGGGCGGCCGGGCCCTCGGCGTCGCAAGCCGCGGCGTCGCCGCCGCCCGGTCCGCCCTGCGTCTGCCGGCCCCCGCCGTCGCGGCGGCACCGGTGCCGGCGGGCGTCGACGTCGGCGTCGAGGGCGTCGGCCCCTGGAGCACGCCGGTCGCGGACTTCTACCGGATCGACACGGCCCTCAGCGTCCCGCAGGTGGACCCGGCCACGTGGACCCTCCGGATCCACGGCATGGTCGAGGAGGAGGTGGAGATCACCTACGACGAGCTCGTCGGCGGCGAGCTCGGCGACCTCGTCGAGCAGTGGACGACCCTCACCTGCGTCTCCAACGAGGTCGGGGGCCGGCTCGCCGGCAACGCCCGCTGGCTCGGCCTGCCCCTGCACCTCCTGCTCGAGCGCGCCCGGCCCGTCGACGGGGCCGACATGGTGCTCTCCACGAGCAGCGACGGGTGGACGGCGTCCACGCCGCTCGGCGCCCTCACGGACGCCGGGGTGGGCGCGCTGCTGGCCTTCGGCATGGACGGGCAGCCGCTGCCGACCGAGCACGGCTTCCCCGTGCGGATGGTCGTCCCCGGTCTCTACGGCTTCGTCTCGGCGACCAAGTGGGTCGTCGACCTCGAGGTGACGCGGTACGCCGACCGCACCGCCTACTGGACCGACCGCGGCTGGTCCGAGACCGGCGTCATCAAGACGGCGAGCCGGATCGAGGTGCCCACGCCGCTGTCCCGGGCCGCGGTGGGCGCCGCGGTCGCCGGCGGCACCGCCTGGGCGCAGGGCCGGGGCGTCGCCAAGGTCGAGGTCCGCGTCGACGACGGGGACTGGGCCGAGGCCGAGCTGGGCGAGCGCTACGACGACGACACCTGGGTGCAGTGGCGCTTCCCCTACGAGCTGACCGAGGGCCGCCACACCCTCACCGTCCGGGCGACGGACGGCGACGGCGTCGTGCAGACGGAGGAGCGGGCGGACCCGATCCCCGACGGCGCCAGCGGGTGGCACAGCATCACCGTCACCGGGACGACCTGA
- a CDS encoding fasciclin domain-containing protein: MKRSRTLVTLGATSALVLTLAACGGEQPTGGTPDATPDGSASAPTEEMPMETPSESPSDDAMGGDMDPAANLVGPGCEDYAAAVPDGAGSVSGMAQDTVTVAASNNPLLTQLTAAVSGQLNPDVDLTGDLDAASGITVFAPVDDAFAALDPATLELLQTPEGADTLASVLTFHVVGETVDPSAPDGTYTTLEGQDLTVSGSGDSITVESGAETPANVICGGVQTANATVYLIDGVLMPPAA; the protein is encoded by the coding sequence ATGAAGCGCTCGCGCACCCTCGTCACCCTCGGCGCCACCTCGGCCCTCGTCCTGACCCTCGCGGCCTGCGGCGGCGAGCAGCCGACCGGCGGCACGCCGGACGCCACCCCCGACGGCTCGGCCTCGGCCCCCACCGAGGAGATGCCCATGGAGACGCCCTCGGAGAGCCCCTCCGACGACGCCATGGGCGGCGACATGGACCCGGCGGCGAACCTCGTCGGCCCGGGCTGCGAGGACTACGCCGCCGCGGTGCCGGACGGCGCCGGCTCGGTCTCCGGGATGGCGCAGGACACGGTCACGGTGGCGGCGAGCAACAACCCGCTGCTCACCCAGCTGACGGCGGCCGTCTCCGGCCAGCTCAACCCGGACGTCGACCTGACGGGCGACCTCGACGCCGCCTCGGGCATCACCGTCTTCGCGCCCGTCGACGACGCCTTCGCGGCGCTCGACCCGGCCACGCTCGAGCTCCTGCAGACGCCGGAGGGCGCGGACACGCTGGCCTCGGTCCTCACCTTCCACGTGGTCGGCGAGACGGTCGACCCCTCGGCCCCCGACGGCACCTACACGACGCTCGAGGGCCAGGACCTCACGGTCTCGGGCAGCGGCGACTCGATCACCGTCGAGAGCGGCGCCGAGACGCCGGCGAACGTCATCTGCGGCGGCGTCCAGACGGCCAACGCGACGGTCTACCTCATCGACGGCGTCCTCATGCCGCCGGCGGCCTGA
- a CDS encoding MBL fold metallo-hydrolase gives MRLTVVGCSGSVPGPGSAASCYLVEADGPDGSGGTRPWRVLLDLGSGALGPLQRHADLHALDAVLLSHLHADHCLDLCGLYVARAYDPRRPPGAGRLPVHGPAGTAEHLAAAYGAEVGEGLGGRLDVRPWRVDEPVALGPWRVEVGPALHPVEAYGIRLTEVATGRVLVYTGDTDACDAVVELARGADVLLAEAAFVEGRDDLRGVHLTGRRAAEVARDAGAARLLLTHLPPWNDPAVALAEAVAVGGAPPAEVVRPGQVVEV, from the coding sequence GTGCGGCTGACGGTCGTCGGGTGCTCGGGGTCCGTGCCCGGCCCGGGCTCGGCGGCGTCGTGCTACCTCGTGGAGGCCGACGGCCCGGACGGGAGCGGCGGCACGCGGCCGTGGCGGGTGCTGCTCGACCTCGGCAGCGGGGCCCTGGGGCCGCTGCAGCGCCACGCCGACCTGCACGCCCTCGACGCCGTCCTCCTCTCCCACCTGCACGCCGACCACTGCCTCGACCTCTGCGGGCTCTACGTCGCCCGCGCCTACGACCCGCGCCGGCCGCCGGGGGCGGGCCGGCTGCCCGTGCACGGTCCGGCCGGGACGGCCGAGCACCTCGCGGCGGCCTACGGCGCCGAGGTCGGCGAGGGGCTGGGCGGGCGGCTCGACGTCCGGCCCTGGCGCGTGGACGAGCCGGTGGCGCTCGGGCCGTGGCGGGTCGAGGTGGGGCCCGCGCTGCACCCGGTGGAGGCGTACGGCATCCGCCTCACCGAGGTCGCGACGGGCCGGGTGCTCGTCTACACGGGGGACACGGACGCGTGCGACGCCGTCGTCGAGCTGGCCCGCGGCGCGGACGTCCTGCTCGCCGAGGCCGCCTTCGTCGAGGGACGCGACGACCTGCGCGGCGTCCACCTCACCGGACGACGCGCGGCCGAGGTCGCGCGCGACGCCGGGGCCGCCCGTCTCCTGCTGACCCACCTGCCGCCGTGGAACGACCCCGCCGTCGCGCTCGCGGAGGCCGTCGCCGTGGGCGGCGCGCCGCCCGCCGAGGTGGTGCGTCCGGGCCAGGTCGTCGAGGTCTGA
- a CDS encoding ATP-binding protein produces MDSQWNEIPADVRDMRRRTLFSVFSPSAPVDRREVFAGRLEQLATLREVVFQRGQHAVIYGERGVGKTSLARVSRDVATAEQMFTAHVTCDGGDSYASMWTKVLSEIHFTIEGTEGGEEGSSTALAYASEMSGAIDSNTLRMVFTALGRVAPTVVFIDEFDVITSAEVRQRTAETIKMLSDQGVNVTVVLVGVAEDVTGLISAHESINRNIVQVPMPRMIVSERLDIIRTGLSTAEMSIDDSAAQRIALLSQGLPHFVHSLAQKAALAALNAGRDRVEDGDVSVAISQALDASLVTVSSAYYHAVTSNRETTLYPSVLLACALATPDDRGFFTAKALVAPLTTILGREVGIPAFGPHLNKLANERGPVLIKEGEPRRYRYRFRNPLLQPYVLMRGISDGLISFSAIEGP; encoded by the coding sequence ATGGACAGCCAGTGGAATGAGATCCCGGCGGACGTGCGGGACATGCGACGGAGGACTCTCTTTTCCGTCTTCAGCCCCTCCGCACCGGTCGATCGGCGTGAGGTCTTCGCCGGACGCCTCGAGCAGCTGGCGACCTTGCGTGAGGTCGTCTTCCAGCGGGGTCAGCATGCGGTCATCTACGGGGAGCGAGGCGTAGGGAAGACGTCGCTTGCACGGGTGTCCCGAGACGTCGCCACGGCTGAGCAGATGTTCACGGCGCATGTGACCTGCGACGGCGGCGACAGCTACGCGAGCATGTGGACGAAGGTACTCTCGGAAATCCATTTCACCATCGAGGGCACCGAGGGAGGCGAGGAGGGCAGCTCGACCGCGCTGGCGTACGCATCGGAGATGAGCGGGGCCATCGACTCGAACACCCTCCGCATGGTCTTCACGGCGCTGGGACGCGTGGCGCCGACCGTCGTCTTCATCGACGAGTTTGACGTAATCACTAGCGCAGAAGTGCGTCAGCGAACCGCCGAGACGATCAAGATGCTTTCCGATCAGGGCGTCAACGTTACCGTCGTGCTCGTCGGCGTTGCCGAGGACGTCACGGGTCTCATCTCCGCTCACGAGTCCATTAATCGGAACATTGTGCAAGTGCCGATGCCCCGCATGATCGTGTCCGAGCGCCTGGACATCATTCGTACTGGCCTCAGCACGGCTGAGATGTCGATCGACGACTCTGCCGCACAGCGCATCGCGCTCCTGTCCCAAGGGCTGCCGCACTTCGTGCACTCCCTAGCACAGAAGGCGGCGCTAGCTGCCTTGAACGCCGGGCGGGACCGCGTGGAGGACGGCGACGTGTCTGTCGCCATTTCGCAGGCGCTCGACGCCTCTCTCGTAACCGTGTCGTCCGCCTATTACCACGCGGTGACATCAAATCGTGAGACGACGTTGTACCCGTCGGTGCTACTGGCCTGTGCCTTGGCGACTCCAGATGACCGAGGCTTCTTCACGGCCAAGGCGCTGGTCGCTCCCCTCACAACGATTCTGGGGAGAGAGGTCGGCATCCCCGCCTTCGGGCCGCACCTCAACAAGTTGGCCAACGAGAGAGGGCCGGTTCTCATCAAAGAAGGTGAGCCGCGCCGCTACCGATACCGCTTCCGCAACCCGCTGTTGCAGCCGTACGTGCTCATGCGAGGCATCTCGGATGGGCTGATCAGCTTCTCTGCCATTGAAGGGCCTTAA
- the rdgB gene encoding RdgB/HAM1 family non-canonical purine NTP pyrophosphatase, producing MTTAVLATRNAGKTRELEALLRAALPDLELLPLDHPRLPATPDVVESGTTFAANALLKARAACAATGLPALADDSGLAVDVLGGAPGIFSARWSGRHGDDDANTALLLAQLADVPDEARGAAFVCAAALVLPGGLEDVHHGRLEGVLAREPRGTGGFGYDPVLRLPDGRTVAELDAAEKNRVSHRALAFGALAAVLPGHLAGTGPGARTGGPAAP from the coding sequence GTGACGACGGCGGTCCTCGCCACCCGCAACGCCGGCAAGACCCGCGAGCTCGAGGCCCTCCTGCGGGCGGCGCTGCCGGACCTCGAGCTGCTGCCGCTGGACCACCCGCGCCTGCCCGCGACCCCGGACGTCGTCGAGAGCGGGACCACCTTCGCGGCCAACGCGCTGCTCAAGGCCCGCGCCGCCTGCGCGGCCACCGGCCTGCCCGCGCTCGCCGACGACTCGGGCCTGGCCGTCGACGTCCTCGGCGGCGCACCGGGCATCTTCAGCGCCCGATGGTCCGGGCGGCACGGCGACGACGACGCGAACACCGCGCTGCTCCTCGCCCAGCTGGCCGACGTGCCGGACGAGGCCCGCGGCGCCGCCTTCGTCTGCGCGGCCGCGCTCGTCCTTCCCGGCGGCCTCGAGGACGTGCACCACGGGCGGCTGGAGGGGGTGCTCGCCCGCGAGCCCCGGGGCACGGGCGGCTTCGGCTACGACCCGGTGCTGCGGCTGCCCGACGGGCGCACGGTGGCCGAGCTCGACGCCGCGGAGAAGAACCGGGTGTCGCACCGCGCCCTGGCCTTCGGCGCGCTCGCGGCCGTCCTGCCGGGGCACCTCGCGGGCACCGGGCCCGGCGCCCGGACGGGCGGTCCGGCCGCCCCGTGA
- a CDS encoding helix-turn-helix domain-containing protein yields the protein MPYPGRPVLRPLPRFAGTGGDGGRRADPDLVEFVLAEYAAGRSLREIAELTDRSHGAIRYLLQRRGVLRRDRGAPPAAAPPP from the coding sequence GTGCCCTACCCCGGCCGGCCGGTTCTTCGGCCCCTCCCCCGCTTCGCCGGCACGGGCGGCGACGGCGGCCGCCGCGCCGACCCGGACCTCGTCGAGTTCGTCCTCGCCGAGTACGCCGCCGGGCGCTCACTGCGCGAGATCGCCGAGCTGACCGACCGGTCCCACGGCGCCATCCGCTACCTGCTGCAGCGCCGCGGCGTCCTGCGCCGTGACCGCGGCGCGCCACCTGCTGCCGCGCCGCCGCCATAG